The genomic stretch AAGAAATATGGAATACAAGTACTTTCAAAACAAGATATTCTTTTGCCTTTAAAACCAGACTTTATGGGGTCAATTTATAATTTAACCCTTCAGGAAGAGATGCTATTGAAAAAATTCATGACAAAAGTTTCTCTCAAAGAAAAAATTTTTAGTGGAGAAATAGCAAACCAACTAAAAGATTGGGTTGCTCAGGGTTCTATTGTCTCTAATAAAAAAGGAAAAACAAAACAGATAAATCTTTTTGCATCAGAAGAGATATTATCTGAAGAATGGGAAGAGATTAAAATCCCTAATTATGTGAATACTACCTTACATAAATTACAGTCAAAACCCCTTTATTTTTCTAACAAACCTATGAAGGTTCTTGAGAACTCTCTGATTTTAGATATGAGTGAAATAGAACAGGAAGTTCAAGAAATTATTATTCGTTATACACTACATAATATTCTTGAGAAATATCGAAGTAAAAAGGAAGGAGTTGCTCGGCCAAAACTTCTTGTAGTAATAGAGGAGGTGCATAACTTTGCTCCGACTATCCAAACGACTTTTTGCAAGGATAAAATAATACAAATAGCCAGGGAAGGAAGGAAGTTAGGAATAAACCTATGTCTTTTAAGTCAACGACCTCGTCATTTTGACCAGACTGTTCTTTCTCAATGTAGTAATCTATTCCTTTTTCATATTCCCCATCCTGATGATGTCAATCATGTCTTTAGTGTTTCTCCTTTTTACAGTGGAAACTATGTTGAATTAGTTCAGAGACTTGATGTAGGAAAATGTTTAATAGTGGGGAATGTCTTTAGGTATCCCATTGTATGTTCGGTTAGCTTTGAAAACACAATGAATGTTTGAAAACTACCTCATATCTAATGGCTAAATGAGTAGTTTCAAGTTTGAGTCTTGTTTTGTTAAATCATTTTTGCTATCAACCTAAGAGAATTAAAAAG from bacterium encodes the following:
- a CDS encoding ATP-binding protein produces the protein MGTLDKSSNPEVRITPDRLFQPHISVLGRTGSGKSYFVKGLSRHIKDRNIIIFSPTDEYNEVGKKYGIQVLSKQDILLPLKPDFMGSIYNLTLQEEMLLKKFMTKVSLKEKIFSGEIANQLKDWVAQGSIVSNKKGKTKQINLFASEEILSEEWEEIKIPNYVNTTLHKLQSKPLYFSNKPMKVLENSLILDMSEIEQEVQEIIIRYTLHNILEKYRSKKEGVARPKLLVVIEEVHNFAPTIQTTFCKDKIIQIAREGRKLGINLCLLSQRPRHFDQTVLSQCSNLFLFHIPHPDDVNHVFSVSPFYSGNYVELVQRLDVGKCLIVGNVFRYPIVCSVSFENTMNV